Proteins encoded in a region of the Candidatus Obscuribacter sp. genome:
- a CDS encoding leucine-rich repeat domain-containing protein: protein MNEEETTSESKPRLREINFPEVSLGALYQIYRTGNTSGWWEEKIGEAQGTITLESDVALHLLVAPTVDFNALRALQPGDLQSIDFRQCAVDDHSLESIAHLTGLRYLSLPERNITDSGMPSLRHLVFLHTLDLGGTKVSDYGMTKLKHLIDLRKLYLDNTHVSGAGAAELNASLPLCHIIVHSGRIITFPFERSAGKLLVAQSDNQSQRTWQEVGEALGSVQVSRRAFVRLEVQDRDAFKECTRLKPDDIQSLDYLFDELNAEDLGMIARLSGLRELRLGGLEIEKNSLNELIHLHRLRTLQLTSCNIVGAEALRPITKLTTVRELRISHCQFDEVNLGQLLAKTNSRKVLLEGASVDDTLLATIEQPNSVEELYIVFSSVTDKGLECLNHFPRLHTLVLRTDNITELGLENVLNLTNLKRLVVRSDDVAEDVFASFRYLKNLEELSLRQVDLRGEGLQYLGELTALKRLNIGAYSDATKPDYAKYRKRIKMEVGNMPSLEELSLRYDGSAIELGDLPRLKVLDLSNNPVTDTGLTGLAALPNLETLHLKGANRIGNEVLAKIGNLHRLKELDLSLTRINNANIANLSGLHDLRFLNISSTAADNGCLQHLTGLREIRYIEYPRSLNDEDLKHLSGLTKLRNLRLGTVTDQGMAHIESLTMVREVNLSNQDISDDTLGHIRNYNKLKDLNLANTRISDAGMVYLSNFKELNVLNLSGTQISDEGISALTNLVTLKSLDLENCKRLRDRGISCISSLTSLRWLNLSNTRATDAGLASIRRLPHLNTLRLSFTHITDDGLGVLNQLHDLMVLDLENLEITGSGFKHLGNCRRLKELKLASSNIIDESLVHLSDLPALEELDLRNTQITKDGLPALSKIKSLKKLTLIGTNIVFGDLVELRELSNLETIYFHECEISRVERAGVKMALPNCKFVYLDKDVNWT from the coding sequence ATGAACGAAGAAGAAACAACGAGCGAAAGTAAGCCGCGGCTAAGAGAAATAAACTTCCCAGAGGTCTCTCTGGGGGCTCTGTATCAGATTTATCGCACTGGCAACACATCTGGCTGGTGGGAAGAAAAAATCGGCGAAGCACAGGGCACTATCACATTAGAATCCGATGTCGCTTTGCACTTACTGGTAGCACCGACCGTGGACTTTAATGCCCTGCGCGCGCTACAGCCAGGAGATTTGCAGTCCATAGATTTTAGACAGTGCGCTGTAGACGATCACAGCCTGGAGTCAATCGCTCATCTGACAGGTCTGCGCTATCTGTCACTGCCAGAGCGTAATATCACCGATAGTGGCATGCCATCTTTGCGTCATCTGGTCTTTTTGCACACACTAGATCTTGGTGGCACCAAAGTCAGTGACTACGGTATGACCAAGCTCAAACACCTGATTGATTTGCGCAAACTCTATCTCGATAACACTCATGTAAGTGGGGCTGGAGCAGCTGAACTCAATGCCAGTTTGCCCCTTTGTCATATCATTGTGCATTCCGGGCGGATTATTACTTTTCCTTTTGAGCGCTCAGCCGGCAAGCTCTTGGTCGCTCAGTCTGACAATCAAAGCCAGCGCACATGGCAGGAAGTAGGTGAAGCCCTGGGCTCAGTGCAGGTCTCACGGCGGGCGTTTGTGCGACTGGAAGTGCAAGACCGTGATGCTTTTAAAGAATGTACCAGACTTAAGCCGGACGATATCCAATCTCTCGACTATCTCTTTGATGAACTAAATGCCGAAGATCTAGGCATGATTGCTAGATTATCCGGGCTGCGTGAGCTTAGACTGGGTGGTCTGGAAATCGAAAAAAACAGCCTCAACGAGCTTATTCATCTGCATAGGCTGCGGACATTGCAGCTTACCAGTTGCAATATTGTCGGAGCCGAAGCCCTCAGGCCAATTACTAAACTAACGACAGTGCGTGAGCTGCGTATCAGTCATTGCCAATTTGACGAAGTCAATTTAGGACAACTACTGGCTAAGACTAATTCGCGCAAAGTGCTCTTAGAGGGTGCTTCGGTTGATGATACATTGCTTGCCACAATAGAGCAGCCAAACTCTGTCGAAGAACTGTATATAGTATTTTCTTCAGTGACAGACAAAGGTCTTGAATGTCTCAACCACTTCCCAAGGCTGCACACACTGGTGTTGCGCACTGACAATATCACTGAGCTGGGTCTAGAAAACGTCCTCAATCTAACCAATTTAAAGCGGCTTGTGGTGCGCTCTGACGATGTCGCAGAAGATGTCTTTGCCTCATTTAGATATCTCAAAAATCTAGAAGAGCTATCTTTGCGTCAGGTCGATTTACGCGGCGAAGGTCTGCAATATCTCGGTGAATTAACTGCTCTCAAACGCCTCAATATCGGTGCATATAGCGATGCTACAAAACCAGACTATGCCAAATATCGCAAACGCATCAAAATGGAAGTGGGTAATATGCCCAGCCTTGAAGAACTGTCATTGCGTTATGACGGCTCAGCAATTGAGCTAGGCGACTTACCTAGACTAAAAGTGCTCGACCTCTCTAACAATCCAGTTACCGATACCGGTCTGACAGGACTGGCAGCGCTACCTAATCTTGAGACCTTGCATCTCAAAGGGGCTAACCGCATCGGCAATGAAGTTTTGGCCAAGATAGGTAACCTGCACAGGCTAAAAGAACTCGACTTGTCTCTCACTCGTATCAACAATGCCAATATCGCAAATTTAAGCGGTCTGCATGATTTGCGTTTTCTCAATATTTCTTCCACAGCAGCTGACAATGGCTGTCTGCAACACTTAACGGGACTAAGAGAAATCCGCTATATCGAGTATCCACGATCGCTCAATGATGAGGACCTCAAGCATCTATCTGGACTCACCAAACTGCGCAATTTGAGACTGGGCACAGTGACCGATCAGGGCATGGCTCATATCGAGTCACTGACCATGGTGCGCGAGGTCAATTTATCTAATCAGGATATCTCTGACGACACACTGGGTCATATTCGCAACTACAATAAGCTCAAGGATTTAAACCTGGCCAATACACGCATTAGTGATGCGGGAATGGTTTATCTCAGTAACTTCAAAGAGCTAAATGTGCTCAATTTGAGCGGCACACAAATAAGCGATGAAGGTATTTCGGCGCTGACAAATCTTGTCACACTCAAGAGTCTTGACCTCGAAAATTGTAAACGTCTGCGCGACCGCGGTATCAGTTGTATCAGCTCATTGACTTCACTGCGCTGGCTCAATCTGTCCAACACCAGAGCCACTGACGCGGGACTGGCCAGTATCCGCAGACTGCCCCATCTCAATACATTGAGGCTATCTTTTACACACATTACCGATGATGGTCTGGGCGTGCTCAATCAATTGCATGACCTGATGGTGCTCGACCTCGAAAACCTGGAAATCACAGGTAGTGGCTTTAAACATCTGGGCAACTGCCGCCGACTTAAAGAACTAAAACTGGCAAGTAGTAATATCATCGATGAGAGCCTGGTGCATCTCAGTGATTTACCAGCACTGGAAGAACTTGATTTGCGCAATACACAGATTACAAAGGATGGTCTGCCAGCCCTTTCTAAAATCAAATCGCTTAAAAAATTGACTTTGATAGGCACCAATATTGTCTTTGGTGATTTAGTCGAATTGCGTGAACTGAGCAATCTTGAGACTATCTATTTTCATGAGTGCGAAATTTCGAGAGTGGAACGTGCCGGTGTAAAAATGGCCCTGCCAAACTGCAAATTTGTCTATCTAGACAAAGACGTAAACTGGACTTAG
- a CDS encoding APC family permease codes for MSQIEPSVAQSSAESDNSSAKGGHSDVLLSWWLAAAIVGADIGTSVFYTTGVILPLVGFAAPVIIAIVCILMWVFKTTYEEGCAVSPFNGGAYIMVLQTIGKRFAIFVGALTILSYLATAAVSALSGAFYIDSIDNIMNWPLSGIVITAIAPVVFFGLLNIIGIKEPAMIVFFIAFFHFLLLLYMDVKGLMMAFEQHIDISKFFTCYQKITPEHFVHGFAAAFLGITGFESAAQIVEQLRTPTWRTLQKIYLCVVLLVGVTAPLTSFLCLALLDGPKLDSYRNSLLSGLAFVEGGKAAPHYPGGRRRPYALCCGQHCLCRLHWSLYNDGQAGQPASLYPA; via the coding sequence GTGAGTCAAATAGAGCCAAGCGTCGCTCAATCGTCGGCTGAGTCGGACAATAGCAGCGCCAAGGGCGGTCACAGCGATGTTTTGCTCTCCTGGTGGTTGGCAGCAGCCATAGTCGGGGCGGATATCGGCACGTCGGTGTTTTATACGACTGGGGTAATCTTGCCACTGGTGGGCTTTGCCGCCCCGGTAATCATTGCCATAGTCTGTATATTGATGTGGGTCTTTAAAACCACCTACGAAGAGGGCTGTGCCGTCAGTCCATTTAACGGCGGCGCATACATCATGGTTTTGCAGACAATTGGCAAACGTTTTGCCATCTTTGTCGGCGCCCTCACCATTCTCAGTTATCTTGCTACAGCGGCTGTGAGCGCTCTATCTGGAGCGTTTTATATCGATTCAATCGACAATATCATGAACTGGCCGCTCTCGGGTATCGTTATTACAGCTATAGCGCCAGTGGTCTTCTTTGGTCTGCTCAATATCATTGGTATTAAAGAGCCAGCGATGATCGTCTTTTTCATCGCCTTCTTCCACTTTTTGCTCCTGCTCTACATGGACGTAAAAGGTCTAATGATGGCATTTGAGCAGCATATAGATATCTCAAAGTTTTTTACTTGCTATCAAAAGATTACCCCAGAGCACTTTGTTCACGGCTTTGCTGCGGCGTTTTTGGGCATTACGGGCTTTGAGTCAGCAGCACAAATTGTGGAGCAATTGCGCACTCCCACCTGGCGCACTTTGCAAAAGATCTATCTTTGTGTAGTCCTACTCGTTGGCGTGACCGCTCCATTGACATCGTTTTTATGTCTGGCACTACTCGATGGACCCAAGCTCGACAGTTACCGCAACAGTTTGCTTTCCGGTCTGGCTTTTGTCGAAGGCGGCAAGGCCGCTCCTCATTATCCTGGTGGTAGACGCCGCCCTTATGCTCTTTGCTGCGGTCAACACTGCCTATGTCGGCTGCATTGGTCTTTGTACAACGATGGCCAAGCAGGGCAACCTGCCAGCCTTTATCCTGCGTAG
- a CDS encoding amino acid permease has product MLFAAVNTAYVGCIGLCTTMAKQGNLPAFILRRWAHKFPMAQGYPFVCLSFMAVCSLMITMLPGQVDNLGQVYGMAFLAVMCSFCLGVIMLRVRMPVKVARAPYKSQWTFPFKTWRLPVWPAVGLATLSFCEVVLLFSAEGARALGFQILGVILIVMCFYRMGVLEGRLRELPDLRLGMGKFATMEEIPENLPTFVLCTGGAKARSLATMLIKLLEQEAPGPKEIIIFHAEEESARRGMMYELLQRVVSQQIAPSFRNHDVVLTVKILPETLVDGLIYLKKAHPFSKVFIGTGSDPETADKHAKDLESNLGVSVVNIGRPTLLDSKGGRQTSA; this is encoded by the coding sequence ATGCTCTTTGCTGCGGTCAACACTGCCTATGTCGGCTGCATTGGTCTTTGTACAACGATGGCCAAGCAGGGCAACCTGCCAGCCTTTATCCTGCGTAGATGGGCGCACAAATTTCCCATGGCTCAAGGTTATCCTTTTGTTTGCTTGAGCTTTATGGCGGTCTGCTCACTGATGATCACCATGCTGCCAGGGCAAGTGGACAATCTCGGTCAAGTTTATGGTATGGCGTTTTTGGCTGTGATGTGCTCATTTTGTCTTGGTGTAATCATGCTGAGAGTGCGCATGCCAGTCAAAGTTGCTCGGGCCCCGTACAAGTCTCAGTGGACCTTCCCGTTTAAAACCTGGCGGCTGCCTGTGTGGCCTGCAGTTGGTCTAGCCACTCTTTCCTTTTGCGAAGTGGTTTTGCTCTTTTCGGCGGAAGGCGCTCGGGCTCTAGGATTTCAGATACTTGGCGTAATTCTCATTGTCATGTGTTTTTATCGCATGGGAGTGCTGGAGGGTCGTCTGCGCGAATTGCCTGACCTGAGACTGGGTATGGGCAAATTTGCCACAATGGAAGAAATTCCAGAGAACCTGCCGACTTTTGTACTGTGTACCGGTGGAGCCAAAGCACGCAGTCTGGCGACAATGCTAATCAAACTACTGGAACAAGAAGCACCAGGACCAAAAGAGATAATTATCTTCCACGCCGAAGAAGAGTCAGCTCGCCGCGGCATGATGTACGAGCTACTCCAACGGGTTGTCTCTCAACAGATTGCGCCGAGCTTCCGTAATCATGATGTGGTGCTTACAGTAAAAATCCTGCCAGAGACTCTGGTAGACGGTCTTATCTATCTTAAAAAAGCTCATCCATTTAGCAAAGTCTTTATCGGTACTGGCTCAGATCCTGAGACAGCAGATAAGCATGCCAAAGATCTGGAAAGCAATTTGGGAGTCAGTGTAGTTAATATCGGCAGACCGACTTTGCTAGACAGCAAAGGTGGTCGTCAAACTAGTGCCTAA
- a CDS encoding bifunctional transaldolase/phosoglucose isomerase has translation MKTNELVPVTVQLSEDIKVSVQQILDQWTAEGTVAKVWQKDASVWTSKDESKWLDWLNLPAEQFAKAAEYQAFAKEIKEAGFTTVALLGMGGSSLAPEVFSVTYGPQSDYPQLHVLDSTDPQQIAALDAKLDIKKTLFVVSSKSGSTLEPNIFMRYFIERAKTVVGESFGSHFVAITDPGSKLEGEATSYKFRKIFHGYPAVGGRYSVLSPFGVVPLALLGVDLKTFLTHAQEMAASCKENDAAQNPGVRLGAIMGACAKVGRDKLTIFTSPSIYDFGAWLEQLVAESTGKIGKAIIPVDQESIGALDKYGKDRLFVYIKVDGDKTKPSDMACDKDDCAKIEKFLNEAQAAGHPVVTIALSDKLQMAGEFYRFEMATAVAGSVIGINPFDQPDVEASKVVTRDLTAAFEKEGKLPEEKAFFEEGQVQLYSDSNNAEVIMGSAKEKTLKGMLEAHLDRLSPGDYFALLAYLHMDHAKIEDTVYQLRMQVRDKKHVATCLGFGPRFLHSTGQAYKGGPGTGVFLQVTADDSKLLAVPDAKYSFGIVKAAQARGDFQVLIDRGRRALRLHITGDFYKGLEQFAKAMTEAIG, from the coding sequence ATGAAGACCAATGAGTTAGTCCCCGTCACTGTTCAGTTGTCTGAAGATATAAAAGTATCTGTCCAGCAAATATTGGACCAGTGGACAGCAGAAGGCACTGTCGCAAAAGTCTGGCAAAAGGACGCCTCGGTCTGGACCAGTAAAGATGAGTCTAAGTGGCTAGATTGGCTCAATTTGCCTGCTGAGCAGTTTGCTAAAGCGGCTGAGTATCAAGCTTTTGCTAAAGAAATCAAAGAAGCTGGCTTTACAACTGTGGCACTGCTTGGTATGGGCGGCTCCAGTCTTGCTCCTGAAGTATTTAGCGTTACTTATGGTCCCCAAAGCGACTATCCCCAACTGCATGTACTGGACTCCACTGACCCGCAGCAAATCGCAGCGCTGGATGCCAAGTTGGACATCAAAAAAACTCTCTTTGTGGTCTCCAGTAAGTCTGGCAGCACATTAGAGCCCAATATTTTTATGCGCTACTTTATTGAGCGTGCCAAAACAGTCGTTGGCGAGAGCTTTGGTAGTCATTTTGTGGCAATCACTGACCCCGGCTCTAAGCTCGAGGGTGAGGCTACCTCCTATAAATTCCGCAAGATTTTTCACGGCTACCCAGCTGTTGGTGGTCGGTACTCGGTGCTCTCGCCTTTTGGCGTAGTGCCACTGGCTTTACTTGGTGTAGATCTCAAAACATTTTTGACTCACGCTCAAGAAATGGCCGCAAGCTGCAAAGAAAACGATGCTGCTCAAAACCCTGGTGTCAGACTCGGTGCCATCATGGGGGCTTGCGCTAAAGTTGGTCGCGATAAACTGACTATTTTTACAAGCCCATCAATCTATGACTTTGGCGCCTGGCTGGAGCAGCTTGTGGCTGAGTCCACAGGCAAAATCGGCAAAGCCATTATCCCTGTAGATCAAGAGTCCATAGGCGCCCTCGACAAATATGGCAAAGACAGACTCTTTGTCTATATCAAAGTCGATGGTGATAAAACCAAGCCATCAGATATGGCTTGCGATAAAGATGATTGCGCCAAAATAGAAAAGTTTTTGAATGAAGCACAAGCCGCTGGTCATCCTGTGGTGACAATTGCCTTGAGTGATAAATTGCAGATGGCTGGTGAGTTTTATCGCTTTGAAATGGCTACAGCAGTAGCTGGCTCAGTCATCGGTATCAATCCTTTTGATCAACCAGACGTAGAAGCCAGCAAAGTCGTGACCAGAGATCTCACCGCTGCTTTTGAAAAAGAAGGCAAATTGCCCGAAGAAAAAGCATTTTTTGAAGAAGGTCAGGTCCAACTCTATAGCGATAGCAATAATGCCGAAGTCATTATGGGTAGTGCCAAAGAAAAGACACTAAAAGGCATGCTCGAAGCTCATCTCGATAGACTGAGCCCAGGCGATTATTTTGCCCTTTTGGCTTATCTGCATATGGACCACGCCAAAATCGAAGACACTGTCTACCAGTTGCGCATGCAAGTGAGAGACAAAAAGCATGTTGCTACATGTCTTGGCTTTGGACCGCGCTTTTTGCACTCCACTGGTCAAGCCTACAAAGGTGGACCAGGCACCGGAGTGTTTTTACAAGTAACTGCTGACGATAGCAAATTGCTTGCCGTACCGGATGCAAAATACAGCTTTGGTATTGTCAAAGCGGCTCAAGCTAGAGGTGACTTCCAGGTCCTTATTGACCGCGGTCGTCGTGCTTTGAGATTGCATATCACAGGCGATTTTTATAAAGGTCTTGAGCAATTTGCTAAAGCCATGACTGAAGCAATCGGTTAG
- the bshA gene encoding N-acetyl-alpha-D-glucosaminyl L-malate synthase BshA — translation MKPTPNLSDSNSARLKIGISCYPSIGGSGVIATTLGKQLALRGHEVHFIAYERPFRLDLDAANVYFHQVNINDYGLFKYPDYTLPLSVKMADVSRCHGLDILHVHYAVPHATAAILARCMLQPEQQPRVVTTLHGTDTTLLGRDPGYGPAIHHALTQSDAVTAVSAYLKQESEAVLSYKGPIEVIHNFFEPGITTRSRSEVRQELGVGNEVLIIHSSNLRPAKRFDHLLETLARVEDKSSFKLLVLAGGSMAPFMDDIERLGLTNSLVIRQNVLEIEDYLQAADIALYTSESESFCLSILESMFFGCPSVATAVGGIPEVVTDGETGLLVPFGDVPKLAQAVERLIKDVPLRQKLGLAAKQAALSRFTAAGIVPQYEQLYRKLKASSNNPCAPSTH, via the coding sequence ATGAAGCCTACACCGAACTTGTCTGACTCCAATAGTGCCAGGCTCAAAATTGGTATCAGCTGCTATCCATCGATAGGTGGCAGTGGTGTCATTGCCACCACTCTCGGCAAGCAACTGGCTCTGCGCGGTCATGAGGTGCACTTTATCGCCTATGAGCGGCCCTTTAGACTCGACCTCGATGCAGCAAACGTGTACTTCCATCAGGTCAATATCAACGACTACGGCTTATTTAAATATCCTGACTACACTCTGCCACTATCAGTAAAAATGGCGGACGTGAGCCGTTGCCATGGTCTTGATATATTGCACGTCCACTACGCAGTCCCTCATGCTACAGCCGCTATCCTGGCACGTTGTATGCTCCAGCCTGAGCAGCAACCGCGGGTGGTGACGACACTGCATGGCACTGATACAACACTACTGGGACGCGACCCTGGTTACGGACCAGCCATACATCATGCCCTTACACAGTCTGATGCAGTCACTGCTGTATCAGCATATCTTAAGCAAGAGAGCGAAGCAGTCCTTAGTTATAAAGGACCAATTGAAGTAATCCACAACTTTTTTGAGCCTGGTATCACAACACGCTCACGTAGCGAGGTGCGCCAGGAGCTAGGCGTCGGCAACGAAGTCCTGATCATACACTCGTCTAATTTGAGACCGGCAAAGCGTTTTGACCACTTGCTGGAGACACTTGCCAGAGTCGAGGACAAAAGCTCCTTTAAACTACTGGTACTGGCAGGCGGCAGTATGGCACCATTTATGGACGATATAGAGCGCCTGGGACTGACAAATAGTCTAGTTATTCGCCAAAACGTATTAGAGATAGAAGATTATCTGCAGGCCGCGGACATTGCTCTCTATACATCAGAATCAGAATCATTTTGTCTATCAATATTGGAGTCAATGTTTTTTGGCTGTCCCAGTGTGGCAACGGCAGTAGGCGGCATCCCTGAAGTAGTAACCGATGGTGAGACCGGTCTACTTGTACCTTTTGGTGATGTGCCCAAGTTAGCTCAAGCAGTTGAAAGACTGATAAAAGATGTACCGTTGCGTCAAAAACTTGGTCTTGCGGCAAAGCAAGCGGCGCTATCAAGATTTACTGCCGCTGGCATTGTGCCTCAGTATGAACAGTTGTACCGCAAACTAAAAGCAAGCAGCAACAATCCTTGCGCGCCTTCAACGCATTAA
- a CDS encoding sodium:solute symporter, translating to MNWLDMVVLASAIFGIAIYGMWYTRHRRDLQAYLRGRGQTPWYAIGLSVMATQASAITFLSTPGQGYLGGLSFIQIYFGVPLALIIIAIFFLPDFHKLNVYTAYEFLEKRFDLKTRLLGAALFLLQRGLGAGLTIYAPAIVLTAVCGWPLHWTIIGSGLLVMLYTVKGGSDAVTVTQKYQLAIIFAGMLTAACLLIGRLPDNLTLHDSISLAGSFHKLNAVSFSTDPGERYTIWSGILGGTFLMLSYFGTDQSQVQRYLSGSNLRESRLGLMFNAVCKIPMQLCILSIGVLLFLFYQFQTPPMFFDAAADKYLKSHQTDTTLTDYQSSFNQSRGQLTKALGDWIEARHANNQVAESKALTLAKAAKDKSDAIRAEAIADVTAKSDDVKANDADYVFITFILRELPHGVIGLLMAAFFAAALSSKAAELNALGTCTTIDFYRTIFKAGATDEQTLLATKLITAAWGIVTIVFALCAQLAENLIQAVNIIGSVFYGVLLGLFVVGFFIKQVKGNAVFIAALAAQSIIFALFFSATVSYLWFPLIGCTICVIFSIVLQKYFDRKIDNGDTNQLANKETIS from the coding sequence ATGAACTGGCTAGATATGGTGGTCCTGGCGAGCGCCATATTTGGTATCGCAATATATGGCATGTGGTACACACGCCACCGCCGCGACTTACAGGCTTACCTTAGAGGGCGCGGTCAGACACCGTGGTATGCCATTGGACTCTCAGTAATGGCCACTCAAGCCAGCGCTATTACCTTTTTATCTACACCAGGACAGGGCTATCTCGGTGGTCTCAGCTTTATCCAAATTTATTTTGGTGTGCCACTGGCACTGATCATAATCGCCATTTTCTTTTTGCCAGACTTTCATAAGCTCAATGTCTATACAGCTTACGAATTTCTTGAAAAGCGTTTTGATCTAAAGACACGCCTTTTAGGAGCAGCACTGTTTCTCTTGCAACGAGGACTGGGTGCTGGTCTTACTATCTATGCACCAGCCATAGTACTGACAGCTGTTTGTGGTTGGCCTCTGCACTGGACAATTATCGGCTCAGGTCTACTGGTCATGCTTTATACAGTCAAAGGTGGCAGCGATGCAGTGACTGTGACCCAAAAATATCAGCTCGCCATTATTTTTGCCGGGATGTTGACAGCGGCATGTCTGCTAATTGGCAGATTGCCAGATAATCTCACTTTGCATGACTCGATTAGTCTGGCCGGTTCTTTTCACAAACTAAATGCGGTGAGCTTCTCCACAGATCCCGGCGAACGCTACACTATTTGGTCGGGCATACTGGGGGGCACTTTTTTGATGCTCTCATACTTTGGTACAGATCAGTCACAAGTGCAGCGTTACTTATCAGGCTCCAATTTAAGAGAGAGTCGACTGGGACTTATGTTTAATGCCGTTTGCAAAATTCCCATGCAGCTTTGCATACTATCGATAGGGGTCTTGCTCTTTCTTTTTTATCAGTTTCAAACTCCACCCATGTTTTTTGATGCGGCAGCGGATAAATATTTAAAATCACATCAGACTGATACAACACTGACTGACTATCAAAGTAGTTTTAACCAATCCAGGGGTCAATTAACAAAAGCACTGGGAGATTGGATCGAGGCCAGACATGCCAATAATCAAGTTGCCGAATCAAAAGCACTAACACTTGCAAAGGCAGCAAAGGATAAGAGCGACGCCATACGCGCTGAGGCTATTGCCGATGTTACAGCTAAAAGTGATGATGTCAAAGCCAATGATGCTGACTATGTGTTTATTACCTTTATCTTGCGCGAATTACCCCATGGTGTCATAGGGCTTTTGATGGCGGCGTTTTTTGCAGCAGCACTCTCATCCAAAGCAGCAGAGTTAAATGCTCTGGGTACATGCACCACGATTGACTTTTACAGGACAATCTTTAAGGCTGGCGCTACTGATGAACAAACACTTTTAGCGACAAAACTGATTACTGCTGCCTGGGGTATCGTTACTATAGTCTTTGCCCTTTGTGCCCAGCTCGCCGAAAACCTCATACAAGCAGTCAATATTATTGGTTCAGTATTTTACGGAGTACTTCTGGGACTTTTTGTGGTTGGCTTTTTTATCAAACAGGTCAAAGGTAATGCTGTTTTTATAGCGGCTCTAGCTGCCCAGTCAATTATTTTTGCACTATTTTTTAGTGCTACTGTTTCTTATCTGTGGTTTCCACTGATCGGTTGCACAATATGTGTAATCTTTAGTATTGTCCTGCAAAAGTATTTTGACCGCAAAATCGACAACGGTGACACCAATCAACTTGCCAACAAGGAAACAATCTCATGA